The Gemmatimonadota bacterium genome includes a region encoding these proteins:
- a CDS encoding DUF503 domain-containing protein has protein sequence MTIGFCHLDLYLPECASLKQKRSVLKSITARTRNKFNVSVSELGDNDRWQRAQLGVATVANDSRYANQILSKVVNFIEREDRLIVVDYSLELL, from the coding sequence ATGACCATTGGTTTTTGTCATCTCGATCTGTATTTGCCCGAATGCGCCTCGCTGAAACAGAAACGCAGCGTGCTCAAGAGCATCACGGCGCGCACGCGCAACAAATTCAATGTATCTGTTTCTGAACTGGGCGATAATGACCGCTGGCAAAGAGCACAATTAGGTGTTGCAACAGTTGCCAACGACTCGCGGTATGCCAATCAGATATTGTCAAAGGTAGTCAATTTCATCGAGCGAGAAGATCGCCTTATTGTGGTAGATTATTCGTTGGAGTTGCTCTGA